One genomic region from Leptospira montravelensis encodes:
- a CDS encoding DUF2452 domain-containing protein — translation METEETPHHSLTYGTSRLAPSISLVDRAKEIELAEESVQLHLHGKLEVIAGQIRRLKEEAELILKRAEKDIELHKARCQFEKKPGQTIHLYEKENGSYFSLLSPKDWGNHPPHSYKGSYIMNPDRSFTEVFLDSKE, via the coding sequence ATGGAAACAGAGGAAACTCCCCATCATAGCCTTACCTATGGAACCAGTAGGCTTGCACCAAGTATCAGTCTTGTGGACAGGGCCAAAGAAATTGAATTGGCAGAAGAATCTGTCCAACTTCATTTACATGGAAAACTGGAAGTCATTGCAGGACAAATCCGTCGCCTGAAAGAAGAAGCAGAACTCATTTTAAAACGTGCGGAAAAAGACATTGAACTTCATAAAGCCCGTTGCCAGTTTGAAAAAAAACCAGGCCAAACCATTCATTTATATGAAAAGGAAAATGGTTCTTATTTTTCTCTCCTTTCTCCTAAAGATTGGGGAAACCATCCTCCACATTCCTACAAAGGTTCTTATATCATGAATCCAGATAGAAGTTTCACAGAAGTATTTTTAGATTCCAAAGAATAA
- a CDS encoding VanW family protein, translated as MIPFIKLKIKVILRWFGIFLQGGPINFGLKPYPDDHTTWSEELKLTLPILSSPFKEGKLHNLQVAIDKINNMVLYPGKIFSFWYEIGEPTIKKGFKEGRVIRKGQVSSEIAGGLCQLSGIIYYLSLELGLEILERFPHSRDLYNEDTRFTPLGTDASIVFPTKDLRIKNTLSFPLHFSWVLLESELTFLIQSQSPLKRKNLYFKQTEKNGYSHVQVFVDSETDGKPKLCSTDAYKL; from the coding sequence TTGATTCCATTTATAAAATTGAAAATCAAAGTGATCCTCAGATGGTTTGGAATTTTTTTACAGGGAGGGCCAATTAATTTTGGATTAAAACCTTACCCCGATGATCATACAACCTGGTCGGAAGAATTAAAACTCACTCTCCCTATACTTTCTTCTCCTTTCAAAGAAGGAAAACTCCATAACCTTCAAGTTGCTATCGATAAGATAAACAACATGGTTTTGTATCCAGGAAAAATCTTTTCTTTTTGGTATGAAATCGGGGAACCCACAATCAAAAAAGGATTCAAAGAAGGGCGTGTGATCCGAAAAGGTCAAGTCAGTTCTGAAATTGCAGGTGGACTTTGCCAATTGTCCGGAATCATTTATTATTTATCCTTAGAGTTAGGATTAGAAATCTTAGAACGATTCCCCCACTCCCGGGATTTATACAATGAAGACACAAGGTTTACTCCACTGGGAACAGATGCATCCATTGTCTTTCCAACAAAAGATTTACGTATCAAAAACACTTTGTCTTTTCCGCTGCATTTTTCTTGGGTCCTTTTGGAATCCGAACTTACATTTCTCATCCAATCGCAATCACCACTCAAACGTAAAAACTTATATTTTAAACAAACAGAAAAAAATGGATATTCGCATGTCCAAGTTTTTGTAGATTCAGAAACTGATGGCAAACCGAAACTTTGTTCTACCGATGCCTATAAATTATAA
- a CDS encoding SH3 domain-containing protein, which translates to MKNLFLILITLLFIFQCKKSPTIEVGKNAFISATVLNARKTPTLDGEKVGKLKLGDEVKVLEKSENDMDIDGLTAYWYKVQSKEITGWVFGGYLSNTKVESRDAMMAAVQGNFVFCKMPDRLECTDTIEFYGENFIYRKFNQYSGINEKLEGVFDVYSDHLVFDTKSRLIRPSVFIQFPQTEEERTAYNNAYFEYTDSDEYLVSLSTYPVAGKEDIYFAVCGDNLLLLHEKKEKEEICKSEYAFTKSSYSSP; encoded by the coding sequence ATGAAGAATCTGTTTCTAATTTTAATTACCCTCCTTTTTATATTCCAGTGTAAAAAGTCTCCAACCATTGAAGTGGGTAAAAATGCCTTTATATCAGCTACAGTTCTTAATGCCAGAAAAACTCCGACGCTCGATGGAGAAAAAGTGGGAAAACTAAAACTAGGTGATGAAGTTAAGGTTTTAGAAAAATCAGAAAATGATATGGACATTGATGGACTGACTGCTTACTGGTATAAGGTTCAATCCAAGGAAATCACTGGTTGGGTGTTTGGTGGATATCTTTCCAATACTAAAGTAGAATCACGAGATGCTATGATGGCAGCGGTTCAGGGAAATTTTGTTTTTTGTAAAATGCCAGATAGATTGGAATGTACGGATACCATTGAGTTTTATGGGGAAAATTTTATATATCGAAAGTTCAATCAGTATTCAGGTATTAACGAAAAGTTAGAAGGTGTGTTTGATGTATATTCTGACCATTTAGTTTTTGATACAAAATCTAGGTTGATTCGTCCATCGGTATTTATTCAATTTCCGCAAACGGAAGAAGAAAGAACTGCCTACAATAATGCTTATTTTGAATATACCGATTCTGACGAATATCTGGTTTCGTTAAGTACCTATCCAGTAGCTGGAAAAGAGGACATTTACTTTGCAGTTTGTGGTGACAATCTTTTGTTACTGCATGAAAAAAAGGAAAAAGAGGAAATTTGTAAAAGCGAATATGCATTTACTAAATCTTCTTATTCTTCTCCTTAA
- a CDS encoding YidB family protein: MSFFESLKAVAAQAVELVQNNPQVVSGIQKIIEENGGVSGIVQKFKDKGFAEAASSWVGTGENVNISAAEVLKVLGSDSVQELAKKVGLDSEATAGLIGNLLPMVIDKLSPDGKEPGGDITSQLSSLASLFTK; the protein is encoded by the coding sequence ATGAGTTTTTTTGAAAGTTTGAAAGCCGTCGCAGCTCAGGCAGTGGAGCTAGTGCAAAACAATCCCCAAGTTGTATCAGGTATCCAGAAGATTATAGAAGAGAACGGGGGAGTTTCAGGAATTGTCCAAAAGTTCAAAGACAAAGGATTTGCAGAAGCTGCTTCCTCTTGGGTTGGAACTGGAGAAAATGTAAATATAAGTGCGGCCGAGGTTTTGAAGGTTTTAGGGAGCGATTCTGTTCAGGAACTTGCAAAAAAAGTAGGTTTAGATTCAGAAGCTACAGCAGGTCTCATTGGGAATTTATTGCCAATGGTGATTGATAAACTTTCTCCTGATGGAAAAGAGCCGGGTGGCGATATTACTTCTCAACTTTCTTCATTGGCTTCTTTGTTTACAAAATAA